CGCGCGCTGCACGTGATGACCGTGCTGATGGACGACAACCTGCCCGACCTCGAGCGCCTGCTCGAGCAGAGCCAGGCCGCCGGCGTCGGCCACTGGGTCACGCTGGTCTCGGTCCGCGGCTACCGGCGCGGCACCGGCGGCGTGGCGCCGACGGCCCCGCTGTCGGCGCGGCTGCTCGAGCTGCGCCGCCGCTACGATCACCTGCGGGTGTTCCGCGACTACGTCACCGGCATCGACGCGTTCACCACCGGCGACACGGCCGCGCTGCCCCGGTGCCGCGCCGGCGAGCAGTCGTTCAACATCGATCACCAGGGCGGCGTGTCGCCGTGCATCGAGCGCATCGACTGGACCGCCGGATCGATCCGCGACACGCCGCTGACGACCTTGCTCGCGCGCATGCACGACGATCCGCGCGTGGCCGGCTGCCAGCAGTGCTGGACCGTGTGCCGCGGCTTCGCGCAGGCGCTCGGCGACGGCGGCACGGTCGCGGGCTGGGTCGATCTGGTCAGCCGCATGCGCTCGCGCTGAGCGCAGGGGCCCACCCGCCCGAAGCGGTCGCCCCTGGGAGCCCCCGCGAGCCCCGTGGGTGCGACATCCCGGATCGGTCCAGTGGTTGCAGCGCCTGCTACGGTCCCCACGTCCGTGAACAGGAGATGAACTGATATGTCGAACCTTCGTCGTGTCCTGATGGTGCTGTTGGTGGCGATGGTGGCGGTCCCGACCGCCGCCTCGGCCCAGCCGCGCGGTCGTCGCCGCCCGCCCGCCGTGAGCGCGCCGAACCGGCCGCCGCCGCCGGCGCAGCGCGAGCAGCGTGGCCAGCCGCGCCGCGGCCAGATCTGGATCGCGGGCCACTGGGCCTGGGAGCGCGGCGACTGGGCCTGGGTCGGCGGGCGCTGGGAGCCCGACCGCCCAGGCAAGCGACCGCAGCCGGCGCGCTGGGAGCAGCGCGGCAACCAGTGGTCCTGGGTCGCCGAGACCTGGCTCGACGTGGCGCCGCCGGCGCCGCAGGTCGACAACCGCGGGAATGGCCCGGCGGGACACGTGTGGGTCGAGGGCCGCTGGGACTGGAAGGACGGCAACTGGTCGTGGATGGCCGGTCAGTGGCAGCCGGCGCGCGCGGGCAAGCGCTGGCAGCAGGGCCAGTGGAAGCAAGGCACCGATCGCTGGGAGTGGCAGGCCGACGCGTGGGTCGATCTGCCGCTGCACCCGACCTCGGCGCCGCCGCCGCCGCAGGTCGAGAGCCCGGGTCGGGCCCGCCGCGGCCAGGTCTGGACCGCCGGCCACTGGGACTGGCGCGACGGCGCCTGGGCCTGGACCGCGGGGCAGTGGACCGCCGATCAGCCGGGCAAGCGCTGGCAGCCGGGGCAGTGGCGGCAGGGCGCCGATCACTGGGAGTGGACCGGCGACGCGTGGATCGATCCGAGCGGGCCGCCCTCGGTGGCGCCGCCGGAGACGCGGGTCGAGAACGCCGGCCGGCCGCGCCGCGGCTCGGTCTGGGTCGCGGGCCGCTGGGAGTGGAAGAAGGGCAAGTGGACCTGGACCCGCGGGCGCTGGGAGAAGGCGCGCAAGGGCAAGCGCTGGCAGCAAGGCCAGTGGGAGCAGCGCGGCGATCAGTGGCAGTACGCGGGCGAGGCCTGGGTCGACGTGCCCGAGTTCCCGAGCGCGGCGCCGCCGGCGCCGCCGATCGAGCAGCCGCAGCCGCCGCGGCGCGGGTACGTGTGGATCGCGGGCAACTACGCCTGGGTCGACGGCGCGTACGCGTGGACCCCGGGCCACTGGGAGCGCGCCAAGGCGCAGAAGGTCTGGGTCGCGGGGCAGTGGACGCTGCAGGGCGACCACTACGTGTGGACCGCGGGCCACTGGCAGTAGCGCGCGCGGCTACTCGCCGGTGAGCTCGCGGCGCCGGGCCTCGTAGGCCTCGTGTCGTCGGTCGATCATGCGCCGCCCCTACGACGCGCCGGCGCGCCGCGTGATGGCGACCCGGCGCCGTGACAGCGCGCCGCCGGGCGCCAGGTTCGCCAGCATCACCGCCGCCGCGTCGGCGTACGGCACCGTCATCGCCGGCAGCGCCGCCAGGAACGCCGGCACCCGCAGCGCGCGCGGCGGCCGCGCCGGGGTGATCGGCAGGCGATCGGCCGCGACGTGGATCGCGTCGGCGCCGAGCGCCGGGCCCTCGAGCATCGGGCCCGGACACAGGAGCCGCCAGTCGAGCGACGACGCCTCGAGCCGACGCCAGTTGGCCTCGTGGGGCCAGAACCCGCGCTTGACCAGCGGCAGAT
This genomic window from Myxococcales bacterium contains:
- a CDS encoding radical SAM protein is translated as MTLAELRKDAAFALGVARRRRFQVLVQVTNRCNMTCDFCDFWPNGVAPQQELTVADFARLADELAALGTMFISVEGGEPLVRKDIVEVLRVLSRQHLTCLYTNGWFVTPTLARQIFDAGVTQVGVSIDYADAAAHDRRRGVDGATARAWRALAHLREAAPAGGRALHVMTVLMDDNLPDLERLLEQSQAAGVGHWVTLVSVRGYRRGTGGVAPTAPLSARLLELRRRYDHLRVFRDYVTGIDAFTTGDTAALPRCRAGEQSFNIDHQGGVSPCIERIDWTAGSIRDTPLTTLLARMHDDPRVAGCQQCWTVCRGFAQALGDGGTVAGWVDLVSRMRSR
- a CDS encoding YXWGXW repeat-containing protein — encoded protein: MVLLVAMVAVPTAASAQPRGRRRPPAVSAPNRPPPPAQREQRGQPRRGQIWIAGHWAWERGDWAWVGGRWEPDRPGKRPQPARWEQRGNQWSWVAETWLDVAPPAPQVDNRGNGPAGHVWVEGRWDWKDGNWSWMAGQWQPARAGKRWQQGQWKQGTDRWEWQADAWVDLPLHPTSAPPPPQVESPGRARRGQVWTAGHWDWRDGAWAWTAGQWTADQPGKRWQPGQWRQGADHWEWTGDAWIDPSGPPSVAPPETRVENAGRPRRGSVWVAGRWEWKKGKWTWTRGRWEKARKGKRWQQGQWEQRGDQWQYAGEAWVDVPEFPSAAPPAPPIEQPQPPRRGYVWIAGNYAWVDGAYAWTPGHWERAKAQKVWVAGQWTLQGDHYVWTAGHWQ